In a genomic window of Plectropomus leopardus isolate mb chromosome 6, YSFRI_Pleo_2.0, whole genome shotgun sequence:
- the lztr1 gene encoding leucine-zipper-like transcriptional regulator 1 isoform X2, protein MSCKSTKVAPSVDFDHSCSDSVEYLTLNFGPFETVHRWRRLPPCDEFVGARRSKHTVVAYRDAIYVFGGDNGKNMLNDLLRFDVKDCSWCRAFTTGTPPAPRYHHSAVVYGSSMFVFGGYTGDIYSNSNLKNKNDLFEYKFATGQWTEWKVEGSLPVARSAHGATVYSDKLWIFAGYDGNARLNDMWTINLQDREHACWEEIDQSGEIPPSCCNFPVAVCRDKMFVFSGQSGAKITNNLFQFEFKGHMWTRIPTEHLLRGSPPPPQRRYGHTMVAFDRHLYVFGGAADNTLPNELHCYDVDSQSWEVIHPSMDSEMPSGRLFHAAAVIQDAMYIFGGTVDNNVRSGEMYRFQFSCYPKCTLHEDYGKLWENRQFCDVEFILGEREERVLGHIAIVTARCQWLRKKILQAWDRQRQTKQDSSEESDEGAAGGQRDIPAGNRPMLEVSIREAEAQPFEVLMQFLYTDKIQYPRRGHVQDVLLIMDVYKLALSFKLSRLEQLCVQYIEASVDLQNVLSVCENANKLQLDQLKEHCLNFVVKESHFNQVIMTKEFEHLSTPLIVEIVRRKQHPPPRLYSDQPVDIGTSLVQDMKAYLEGGGLEFCDIILLLDGHPRPAHKAILAARSSYFEAMFRSFMPVDGQVNISIGEMVPSKQAFESMLRYIYYGDVNMPPEDSLYLFAAPYYYGFSNNRLQAYCKQNLEMNVTVENVLQILEAADKTQALDMKKHCLHIIVHQFIKVSKLPNLRSLSQLLLLDIIESLATHISDKQCAEMGSDI, encoded by the exons GACAGTTCATCGCTGGAGAAGACTCCCTCCGTGTGATGAGTTTGTTGGTGCAAG ACGCAGTAAACACACCGTTGTGGCATACAGAGATGCCATTTACGTCTTTGGGGGAGACAATGG GAAGAATATGCTGAACGACTTGCTCCGTTTTGATGTGAAGGACTGCTCATGGTGTCG AGCCTTCACCACTGGAACTCCACCTGCTCCCAGATATCACCATTCAGCCGTTGTTTATGGCagcagcatgtttgtttttg GTGGCTACACCGGAGACATCTACTCAAACtcaaaccttaaaaacaaaaatgacctaTTTGAGTACAAGTTTGCAACAGGGCAGTGGACTGAATGGAAAGTGGAGGGGAG TTTGCCAGTGGCGAGGTCTGCGCATGGGGCCACAGTATACAGTGATAAACTGTGGATATTTGCTGGCTATGATGGAAATGCcag GCTGAATGACATGTGGACCATCAATCTGCAAGACCGGGAACATGCGTGTTGGGAGGAG ATTGATCAGAGTGGTGAGATTCCTCCATCTTGTTGTAACTTCCCTGTAGCTGTATGCAGGGACAAGATGTTCGTGTTTTCCGGTCAGAGTGGAGCCAAGATTACCAACAACCTCTTCCAGTTTGAATTCAAAGGCCACAT GTGGACACGCATCCCGACTGAACACTTACTGCGGggctcccctccacctccccagAGACGTTATGGTCACACTATGGTTGCCTTTGACCGCCACCTGTATGTTTTTGGAGGTGCAGCTGACAACACGCTGCCCAATGAACTGCACTGCTACGATGTAGATTCTCAGAGCTGGGAGGTAATCCATCCCAGTATGGACAGTGAG ATGCCCAGTGGGAGACTCTttcatgctgctgctgtaatTCAAGACGCTATGTACATCTTTGGAGGAACTGTGGACAACAATGTGCGCAGTGGGGAGATGTACAGATTCCAG TTCTCCTGTTACCCAAAGTGTACTCTCCATGAGGACTATGGCAAACTGTGGGAGAATCGTCAGTTCTGTGATGTGGAGTTTATTCTCGGCGAG agggaggagagagtcTTGGGGCATATTGCCATAGTGACTGCGAGATGTCAGTGGCTGCGGAAGAAAATCCTGCAGGCTTGGGATAGGCAGCGACAG ACTAAACAGGACAGCAGCGAGGAAAGTGATGAAGGGGCAGCTGGAGGCCAGAGGGATATCCCAGCAGGCAACAGGCCGATGTTAGAGGTGTCCATCAGGGAAGCGGAGGCCCAGCCTTTTGAAGTCTTAATGCAGTTCCTCTACACGGACAAGATCCAGTACCCACGCAGAG GTCATGTCCAGGATGTTCTTCTAATTATGGATGTTTACAAACTGGCCCTTAGTTTTAAGCTTTCTCGCCTggagcagctgtgtgtgcagtACATTGAGGCATCTGTCGACCTGCAGAACGTTCTCAGTGTTTGTGAAAATGCCAACAAGCTGCAACTGGACCAGCTCAAG GAACATTGCCTTAACTTTGTGGTGAAGGAGTCGCACTTCAACCAGGTGATCATGACGAAGGAGTTTGAACATCTGTCCACACCGCTGATTGTGGAAATAGTGCGACGAAAGCAGCACCCTCCTCCCAGGTTGTACTCAGACCAGCCTGTGGACATCGGGACGTCCCTGGTCCAGGACATGAAGGCTTACCTGGAGGGAGGCGGCCTGGAGTTCTGCGACATTATCCTGCTGTTAGACGGACACCCGAGACCTGCTCATAAAGCCATACTGGCAGCCCGATCCAG TTACTTTGAGGCGATGTTTCGCTCCTTCATGCCCGTGGATGGTCAGGTTAATATCTCCATCGGTGAGATGGTTCCAAGTAAGCAGGCCTTTGAGTCCATGCTGCGTTACATCTACTACGGCGATGTCAACATGCCTCCAGAAGATTCCCT CTATCTGTTTGCTGCACCATATTACTATGGTTTCTCAAACAACAGGCTGCAGGCTTACTGTAAGCAGAATCTGGAGATGAACGTCACTgtggaaaatgttttgcag ATTCTGGAAGCAGCTGATAAGACCCAGGCTCTGGACATGAAGAAGCACTGCCTGCACATTATTGTCCACCAGTTCATTAAG GTATCCAAGCTCCCCAACCTGCGGTCTCTcagccagctgctgctgttggatATCATTGAGTCTCTAGCTACACACATATCAGACAAACAGTGTGCAGAGATGGGCTCCGACATTTAG
- the lztr1 gene encoding leucine-zipper-like transcriptional regulator 1 isoform X1: protein MSCKSTKVAPSVDFDHSCSDSVEYLTLNFGPFETVHRWRRLPPCDEFVGARRSKHTVVAYRDAIYVFGGDNGKNMLNDLLRFDVKDCSWCRAFTTGTPPAPRYHHSAVVYGSSMFVFGGYTGDIYSNSNLKNKNDLFEYKFATGQWTEWKVEGSLPVARSAHGATVYSDKLWIFAGYDGNARLNDMWTINLQDREHACWEEIDQSGEIPPSCCNFPVAVCRDKMFVFSGQSGAKITNNLFQFEFKGHMWTRIPTEHLLRGSPPPPQRRYGHTMVAFDRHLYVFGGAADNTLPNELHCYDVDSQSWEVIHPSMDSEMPSGRLFHAAAVIQDAMYIFGGTVDNNVRSGEMYRFQFSCYPKCTLHEDYGKLWENRQFCDVEFILGEREERVLGHIAIVTARCQWLRKKILQAWDRQRQKTKQDSSEESDEGAAGGQRDIPAGNRPMLEVSIREAEAQPFEVLMQFLYTDKIQYPRRGHVQDVLLIMDVYKLALSFKLSRLEQLCVQYIEASVDLQNVLSVCENANKLQLDQLKEHCLNFVVKESHFNQVIMTKEFEHLSTPLIVEIVRRKQHPPPRLYSDQPVDIGTSLVQDMKAYLEGGGLEFCDIILLLDGHPRPAHKAILAARSSYFEAMFRSFMPVDGQVNISIGEMVPSKQAFESMLRYIYYGDVNMPPEDSLYLFAAPYYYGFSNNRLQAYCKQNLEMNVTVENVLQILEAADKTQALDMKKHCLHIIVHQFIKVSKLPNLRSLSQLLLLDIIESLATHISDKQCAEMGSDI, encoded by the exons GACAGTTCATCGCTGGAGAAGACTCCCTCCGTGTGATGAGTTTGTTGGTGCAAG ACGCAGTAAACACACCGTTGTGGCATACAGAGATGCCATTTACGTCTTTGGGGGAGACAATGG GAAGAATATGCTGAACGACTTGCTCCGTTTTGATGTGAAGGACTGCTCATGGTGTCG AGCCTTCACCACTGGAACTCCACCTGCTCCCAGATATCACCATTCAGCCGTTGTTTATGGCagcagcatgtttgtttttg GTGGCTACACCGGAGACATCTACTCAAACtcaaaccttaaaaacaaaaatgacctaTTTGAGTACAAGTTTGCAACAGGGCAGTGGACTGAATGGAAAGTGGAGGGGAG TTTGCCAGTGGCGAGGTCTGCGCATGGGGCCACAGTATACAGTGATAAACTGTGGATATTTGCTGGCTATGATGGAAATGCcag GCTGAATGACATGTGGACCATCAATCTGCAAGACCGGGAACATGCGTGTTGGGAGGAG ATTGATCAGAGTGGTGAGATTCCTCCATCTTGTTGTAACTTCCCTGTAGCTGTATGCAGGGACAAGATGTTCGTGTTTTCCGGTCAGAGTGGAGCCAAGATTACCAACAACCTCTTCCAGTTTGAATTCAAAGGCCACAT GTGGACACGCATCCCGACTGAACACTTACTGCGGggctcccctccacctccccagAGACGTTATGGTCACACTATGGTTGCCTTTGACCGCCACCTGTATGTTTTTGGAGGTGCAGCTGACAACACGCTGCCCAATGAACTGCACTGCTACGATGTAGATTCTCAGAGCTGGGAGGTAATCCATCCCAGTATGGACAGTGAG ATGCCCAGTGGGAGACTCTttcatgctgctgctgtaatTCAAGACGCTATGTACATCTTTGGAGGAACTGTGGACAACAATGTGCGCAGTGGGGAGATGTACAGATTCCAG TTCTCCTGTTACCCAAAGTGTACTCTCCATGAGGACTATGGCAAACTGTGGGAGAATCGTCAGTTCTGTGATGTGGAGTTTATTCTCGGCGAG agggaggagagagtcTTGGGGCATATTGCCATAGTGACTGCGAGATGTCAGTGGCTGCGGAAGAAAATCCTGCAGGCTTGGGATAGGCAGCGACAG AAGACTAAACAGGACAGCAGCGAGGAAAGTGATGAAGGGGCAGCTGGAGGCCAGAGGGATATCCCAGCAGGCAACAGGCCGATGTTAGAGGTGTCCATCAGGGAAGCGGAGGCCCAGCCTTTTGAAGTCTTAATGCAGTTCCTCTACACGGACAAGATCCAGTACCCACGCAGAG GTCATGTCCAGGATGTTCTTCTAATTATGGATGTTTACAAACTGGCCCTTAGTTTTAAGCTTTCTCGCCTggagcagctgtgtgtgcagtACATTGAGGCATCTGTCGACCTGCAGAACGTTCTCAGTGTTTGTGAAAATGCCAACAAGCTGCAACTGGACCAGCTCAAG GAACATTGCCTTAACTTTGTGGTGAAGGAGTCGCACTTCAACCAGGTGATCATGACGAAGGAGTTTGAACATCTGTCCACACCGCTGATTGTGGAAATAGTGCGACGAAAGCAGCACCCTCCTCCCAGGTTGTACTCAGACCAGCCTGTGGACATCGGGACGTCCCTGGTCCAGGACATGAAGGCTTACCTGGAGGGAGGCGGCCTGGAGTTCTGCGACATTATCCTGCTGTTAGACGGACACCCGAGACCTGCTCATAAAGCCATACTGGCAGCCCGATCCAG TTACTTTGAGGCGATGTTTCGCTCCTTCATGCCCGTGGATGGTCAGGTTAATATCTCCATCGGTGAGATGGTTCCAAGTAAGCAGGCCTTTGAGTCCATGCTGCGTTACATCTACTACGGCGATGTCAACATGCCTCCAGAAGATTCCCT CTATCTGTTTGCTGCACCATATTACTATGGTTTCTCAAACAACAGGCTGCAGGCTTACTGTAAGCAGAATCTGGAGATGAACGTCACTgtggaaaatgttttgcag ATTCTGGAAGCAGCTGATAAGACCCAGGCTCTGGACATGAAGAAGCACTGCCTGCACATTATTGTCCACCAGTTCATTAAG GTATCCAAGCTCCCCAACCTGCGGTCTCTcagccagctgctgctgttggatATCATTGAGTCTCTAGCTACACACATATCAGACAAACAGTGTGCAGAGATGGGCTCCGACATTTAG
- the cldn26 gene encoding putative claudin-24 — MVFLTTKIMQRTALFVTFGGLVTSLTTAFLPLWKTMNSDLNEVENWFSGLWLTCLYTEEVGIQCKAYDSIMGLPMDLQISRVLVSVSIGTGGLALLAAFPGLEGVEMCVGRPGLKRRLLILSGVMSWVSGLTTLAPVSLVAYTTVVDFWNEGFPDVMPRWEYGEAMFSGWFGGLALVIGGTLFFVAVCMGDYDQRPPSVPNSPQVMHRTKYYQKTEVL; from the coding sequence ATGGTTTTTCTAACAACTAAAATTATGCAAAGGACTGCTCTCTTTGTGACGTTTGGGGGTTTGGTCACTTCTTTGACCACCGCCTTTCTTCCACTGTGGAAGACAATGAACTCTGACCTGAATGAGGTAGAGAACTGGTTCTCGGGTCTGTGGCTCACCTGTCTTTACACCGAGGAGGTGGGAATTCAGTGTAAAGCCTATGACTCCATCATGGGGCTGCCGATGGACCTGCAGATCTCAAGGGTGCTGGTGTCAGTGTCTATAGGCACTGGAGGTTTAGCTCTGCTGGCTGCCTTCCCAGGACTAGAGGGGGTTGAGATGTGTGTTGGGCGGCCTGGCCTGAAGAGACGGCTCCTCATCCTCAGTGGGGTGATGTCCTGGGTGTCGGGACTCACCACTCTGGCTCCTGTCTCTCTTGTGGCCTACACAACTGTGGTGGACTTTTGGAACGAGGGTTTTCCTGATGTGATGCCACGTTGGGAGTACGGAGAGGCAATGTTCTCTGGGTGGTTTGGAGGTTTGGCTCTGGTCATCGGAGGGACTCTCTTCTTCGTAGCTGTGTGCATGGGGGACTACGACCAGCGGCCACCAAGTGTGCCAAACAGCCCTCAAGTGATGCACAGGACAAAGTACTACCAGAAGACAGAggttttatag
- the LOC121944814 gene encoding apoptosis-inducing factor 3, translating into MGGCFSKPKPVEVKVELSLLEKEKEVDGLSPNGKASPFADCRPNGALGHGSDDDSTPLPLYHKPRDYVEASVCHVKDLENGQMREVDLGSGRALLIKEHGEFSAMAHKCPHYGAPLVKGVLSKGHVRCPWHGACFNIATGDLEDFPGLDSLPTFQVRVEKDKVIIRANKQALQSQKRSKPMARCSAVINSSTGFSHVLIIGSGPAGLVCAETLRQEGFTDRIVMCTMDRHPPYDRPKLSKSLDSTAEQLRLRSMDFLQDHDIELLTEKEVVAIDVKTRSVTFEDGLRMEYRKLFIATGSKPKPMIYKGKDVRNVFHLRTPEDANSIARLANNKNAVIVGTSFVGMEVAAALTDKAHSVSVIGIEAVPFKKALGEKVGKAIMKLFEVNRVKFYMLNEVSEMIGHHGQLKEVVLKSGKVLRADVCVIGAGSVPATGFLKQSGIHMDSKGFITVNKMMQTNADGVFAGGDVVVFPFPPRNNKKVNIPHWQMAHVHGRVAALSMMGRATEIKTVPYFWSAMFGKTIRYAGYGDGFDDVIIQGDLDELRFVAFYTRGEEVVAVASMNYDPIVSRVAEVLGSGKTIKKRDVEMLARLGKTGDISWLIDKGSQ; encoded by the exons ATGGGAGGATGCTTCTCCAAACCCAAACCAG TTGAAGTTAAAGTGGAACTCTCTCtcctggaaaaagaaaaagaggtagACGGGCTGTCACCTAATGGCAAAGCGAGTCCCTTCGCTGACTGCAGACCTAACGGGGCCCTGGGACACGGCTCCGACGATGATTCCACCCCGCTCCCCCTCTACCACAAACCACGGGACTATGTGGAGGCCTCCGTCTGTCATGTCAAAGATCTGGAAAATGGACA GATGCGAGAGGTTGACTTGGGAAGTGGCAGAGCTTTGTTGATCAAAGAACACGGGGAGTTCTCAGCCATGGCCCACAAGTGTCCGCACTATGGCGCACCCCTGGTTAAAG GTGTGCTGTCAAAAGGACACGTGCGCTGTCCATGGCACGGTGCGTGTTTCAATATTGCAACAGGTGACCTGGAGGACTTCCCTGGGCTGGACAGCCTGCCTACCTTCCAG GTCAGAGTTGAAAAGGACAAGGTGATCATTCGTGCGAACAAgcag gctctTCAGTCACAGAAAAGGTCAAAGCCCATGGCCCGATGCTCAGCAGTCATTAACTCCAGCACAGGCTTCAGCCATGTTCTCATCATTGGCTCag GTCCAGCAGGTCTGGTGTGTGCAGAGACACTGAGGCAAGAGGGCTTCACCGACCGCATCGTCATGTGCACCATGGACAGACATCCTCCATATGACAGGCCTAAACTGAGTAAG TCCTTAGACAgcacagcagagcagctgaGATTGCGCTCCATGGACTTCCTACAGGATCATGACATTGAACTGCTCACAGAGAAAGAG GTTGTGGCGATAGATGTGAAAACACGATCCGTGACCTTTGAGGATGGCTTGCGGATGGAGTACAGGAAACTCTTTATTGCTACAGGAAGCAA ACCCAAACCAATGATCTACAAAGGCAAAGATGTTAGGAACGTGTTTCACCTCAGGACACCAGAAGACGCCAACAGCATAGCAAGGCTGGCCAATAACAAGAACGCTGTGATTGTGGGCACATCATTTGTTG GTATGGAAGTGGCTGCAGCTCTAACTGACAAGGCCCACTCAGTCTCTGTCATCGGGATCGAGGCAGTCCCCTTTAAAAAAGCTCTCGGGGAGAAAGTAGGGAAAGCCATAATGAAG TTGTTCGAGGTAAACAGGGTGAAGTTCTACATGCTGAACGAGGTGTCAGAGATGATTGGCCATCATGGACAG CTGAAAGAGGTGGTACTGAAGAGTGGAAAAGTCCTGCGCGCAGACGTGTGTGTCATTGGAGCAG GAAGTGTTCCTGCAACAGGCTTCCTGAAACAGAGCGGCATCCACATGGACTCCAAAGGCTTCATCACTGTTAACAAG ATGATGCAGACAAATGCAGACGGGGTCTTTGCTGGAGGGGATGTGGTGGTGTTTCCTTTCCCTCCACGAAATAACAAGAAAGTGAACATCCCTCACTGGCAAATGGCTCATGTACATG GAAGGGTGGCAGCTCTCAGCATGATGGGCAGAGCCACTGAGATCAAAACTGTGCCTTACTTCTGGTCAGCCATGTTTGGGAAGACCATACGCTATGCAG GTTATGGTGATGGatttgatgatgtcattatACAAGGAGATCTGGATGAATTGAGGTTTGTGGCGTTTTACACCAG GGGTGAGGAGGTGGTTGCTGTTGCCAGCATGAACTATGATCCCATTGTATCCCGTGTGGCAGAGGTCTTAGGGTCCGGAAAGACGATTAAGAAACGAGATGTGGA GATGTTAGCACGGCTCGGCAA GACTGGAGACATTTCTTGGTTGATTGACAAAGGCTCTCAATGA